One window from the genome of Diabrotica virgifera virgifera chromosome 6, PGI_DIABVI_V3a encodes:
- the LOC114332195 gene encoding uncharacterized protein LOC114332195, producing MFFDNSSDSDEPSNMHTLHSVKHSLIIDSCKESLFEGTDRTDSPVFVELPYPIHKPLKTSEDLVSKMIKEKEKYNKIVHSRKRRYMKYDKVRVNEHEYSGHKYMYIPKYVIDYYDEEEPEDIYKGDYNHYYTGGNLAHFQHNNFDYLARPDLHNNLCINRVPNMNVIDDVVQTNYTSDSIIYGIRSEKTSDGPYLVLREKNKVTAVRCDNVGTVTKKYSRAYKQPIFDAMISEDFKLGVVFSNMKFSVRDMETDTSLYSFKNELDTDVDNFQQFRFLDNQTVVLMSRSTVHILDVRTQSVSGSFKPKLLPCNPMYNFVIIGNDLILASRHYLYRADIRDFEDTSYYSHFIKNAPCYIDFTIKGCDTYLTVCGQSYDNRALFTGDSPYSLPYDIPNLKETLVQTKLKHPPLVLQDYLDPKVEHCLTGCKILTVNENVCLYTSNCFGEIFQQNVYEEQPDTYEPVTRMYEWSKTVENPKATLHATNFEQVSDIKFSLDAPVAKEKSSQKHPAKNKEEKFLEKFEEKYSTQNVNSEFAKDFLNVWEDSEEEVAIETIPKEQSSQRTKNWVDLHNFGHPDLGQHSKQ from the coding sequence ATGTTTTTCGATAATTCCTCAGATAGTGATGAGCCATCAAATATGCATACTCTGCACAGTGTCAAACATTCTTTAATAATAGATTCCTGCAAAGAAAGCTTGTTTGAAGGAACTGACAGAACAGATTCACCGGTTTTCGTAGAGCTTCCATATCCCATACATAAGCCTCTGAAAACCTCGGAAGATTTGGTTTCCAAGATGATTAAAGAGAAGGAAAAATACAATAAGATCGTACATTCCAGGAAGCGCAGATATATGAAGTATGACAAAGTTCGTGTGAATGAACATGAGTACAGTGGACACAAATATATGTACATACCAAAGTATGTAATAGATTACTATGACGAAGAAGAACCTGAAGATATATACAAGGGTGACTACAATCATTACTACACTGGTGGCAATCTTGCACATTTCCAACACAATAACTTTGATTACTTAGCCCGACCAGACCTCCACAACAACTTATGTATCAATCGGGTGCCAAACATGAATGTTATAGATGATGTTGTACAAACTAATTATACCTCTGATAGTATTATTTACGGCATACGATCTGAAAAAACCAGTGATGGACCGTATTTAGTTTTAAGAGAAAAAAACAAAGTGACAGCTGTGAGATGTGATAACGTGGGTACAGTGACGAAAAAGTACAGTAGAGCGTACAAACAACCCATCTTTGACGCTATGATAAGTGAAGACTTTAAATTGGGAGTCGTTTTTTCCAATATGAAGTTCTCGGTTAGAGATATGGAGACTGATACCTCACTTTATAGTTTTAAGAACGAACTCGACACTGATGTTGATAACTTTCAGCAGTTTCGCTTTTTAGACAATCAGACAGTGGTTCTAATGAGTAGAAGCACAGTGCATATATTAGATGTACGGACGCAAAGTGTAAGTGGTAGTTTTAAGCCTAAATTGTTACCTTGTAATCCAATGTACAACTTCGTGATTATCGGGAATGACTTAATATTAGCATCACGCCATTATTTGTATAGAGCCGATATTCGGGACTTTGAAGACACTTCATATTACTCACATTTCATCAAAAATGCTCCTTGTTATATAGATTTTACTATCAAAGGTTGTGATACTTATTTGACTGTGTGTGGACAAAGCTACGACAATAGAGCATTGTTTACAGGCGATTCACCATATTCACTACCATACGATATTCCTAATTTGAAAGAAACTCTAGTGCAGACTAAATTAAAACACCCACCTTTAGTGCTTCAAGATTACTTAGATCCTAAGGTAGAACACTGTCTAACAGGATGCAAAATTTTAACCGTTAATGAAAACGTATGCCTGTACACTTCTAACTGTTTCGGTGAAATATTTCAACAAAATGTCTATGAAGAACAACCTGATACCTACGAACCTGTGACGAGGATGTACGAGTGGTCAAAAACAGTTGAAAATCCAAAAGCAACCCTTCATGCCACCAATTTTGAGCAAGTTTCTGATATCAAGTTCTCCTTAGACGCTCCCGTTGCCAAAGAAAAATCATCACAGAAGCATCCTGCAAAGAACAAAGAAGAGAAATTCCTggaaaaatttgaagaaaaatactCTACACAGAATGTGAACAGTGAATTCGCTAAGgattttttaaatgtttgggAAGATAGTGAAGAAGAGGTTGCAATAGAGACCATACCGAAAGAACAATCTAGTCAAAGGACCAAAAATTGGGTTGACCTACACAATTTTGGACATCCAGATTTAGGACAACACAGCAAACAGTGa